One region of Mycobacterium riyadhense genomic DNA includes:
- the ettA gene encoding energy-dependent translational throttle protein EttA, whose protein sequence is MAEFIYTMKKVRKAHGDKVILDDVTLSFFPGAKIGVVGPNGAGKSSVLRIMAGLDKPNNGDAFLAVGASVGILQQEPPLNEEKTVRGNVEEGMGEIKVKLDRFNEVAELMATDYSDELMEEMGRLQEELDHADAWDLDSQLEQAMDALRCPPPDEPVTNLSGGERRRVALCKLLLSKPDLLLLDEPTNHLDAESVQWLEQHLASYAGAILAVTHDRYFLDNVAEWILELDRGRAYPYEGNYSTYLEKKAERIAVQGRKDAKLQKRLQEELAWVRSGAKARQAKSKARLQRYEEMAAEAEKTRKLDFEEIQIPVGPRLGSVVVEVDHLDKGYDGRALIKDLSFTLPRNGIVGVIGPNGVGKTTLFKTIVGLEQPDSGTVKVGETVKLSYVDQARAGIDPKKTVWEVVSDGLDYIEVGQTEVPSRAYVSAFGFKGPDQQKPAGVLSGGERNRLNLALTLKQGGNLILLDEPTNDLDVETLSSLENALVNFPGCAVVISHDRWFLDRTCTHILAWEGDDDNEAKWFWFEGNFGAYEENKVERLGVDAARPHRVTHRKLTRG, encoded by the coding sequence ATGGCTGAGTTCATCTACACGATGAAGAAGGTCCGCAAGGCGCACGGCGACAAAGTGATCCTCGACGACGTCACGTTGAGCTTCTTCCCCGGAGCCAAGATCGGTGTCGTCGGCCCGAATGGGGCCGGTAAGTCGAGCGTCTTGCGGATCATGGCCGGTCTGGACAAGCCGAATAACGGCGACGCATTCCTGGCCGTCGGCGCCAGCGTCGGCATCCTGCAACAGGAGCCCCCGCTGAACGAGGAGAAGACGGTTCGGGGCAACGTGGAAGAGGGCATGGGCGAGATCAAGGTCAAGCTTGACCGCTTCAACGAGGTCGCCGAGTTGATGGCCACCGATTACTCCGACGAGTTGATGGAGGAGATGGGCCGGCTGCAGGAGGAACTGGACCACGCCGATGCGTGGGACCTGGACTCTCAGCTGGAGCAGGCCATGGACGCGCTGCGTTGCCCGCCGCCCGACGAGCCGGTGACCAACCTGTCCGGTGGTGAACGTCGCCGCGTCGCGCTATGCAAACTGCTGCTGTCCAAACCAGACCTGCTGCTGCTCGACGAGCCGACCAACCACCTGGACGCAGAGAGCGTGCAGTGGCTCGAACAACATCTTGCGAGCTACGCCGGAGCGATACTGGCGGTAACCCACGACCGGTACTTCCTGGACAACGTCGCCGAATGGATCCTGGAGCTCGATCGCGGTCGCGCTTACCCCTACGAAGGCAACTACTCGACCTACCTGGAGAAGAAGGCAGAGCGGATCGCGGTGCAGGGCCGCAAGGACGCGAAGCTGCAAAAGCGGCTACAGGAGGAGCTGGCTTGGGTCCGATCGGGTGCCAAGGCCCGCCAGGCAAAAAGCAAGGCGCGGCTGCAGCGTTACGAGGAGATGGCGGCCGAGGCCGAGAAGACCCGCAAGCTCGACTTCGAAGAGATTCAGATCCCCGTCGGGCCCCGCCTCGGCTCCGTGGTGGTTGAAGTGGACCACCTCGACAAGGGTTACGACGGACGCGCCCTGATCAAGGACCTGTCTTTCACCCTGCCCCGCAACGGCATCGTCGGCGTCATCGGTCCCAACGGGGTCGGCAAGACTACCCTGTTTAAGACCATCGTCGGGCTCGAGCAGCCGGACAGCGGCACCGTAAAGGTGGGCGAGACCGTCAAGCTGAGCTACGTCGACCAGGCCCGCGCGGGGATAGATCCAAAGAAGACGGTGTGGGAAGTCGTCTCAGACGGCCTGGACTACATCGAGGTCGGTCAAACCGAGGTGCCGTCGCGGGCCTATGTGTCCGCGTTCGGGTTCAAAGGGCCCGATCAGCAGAAGCCGGCCGGCGTGCTATCCGGCGGCGAGCGCAACCGGCTGAACCTCGCATTGACGCTCAAGCAGGGAGGCAACCTGATCCTGCTGGACGAGCCGACCAACGACCTGGACGTCGAGACCCTGAGCTCGCTGGAGAACGCCCTGGTGAACTTCCCGGGCTGTGCGGTGGTGATTTCGCACGACCGCTGGTTCCTCGACCGGACGTGCACGCACATCCTGGCGTGGGAGGGCGACGACGACAACGAGGCCAAGTGGTTCTGGTTCGAGGGGAACTTCGGCGCCTACGAGGAGAACAAAGTGGAACGGCTCGGAGTCGACGCG
- a CDS encoding single-stranded DNA-binding protein, which translates to MFETPLTVVGHIVNNLERRQVGSQEVIKFRVASNSRRRTADGGWEPGNSLFINVNCWGKLVTGVGAALGKGAPVIAVGHVYTSEYEDRDGNRRSSLEMRAMSVGPDLSRAIVRIEKPGYTGPTTADATVATADTVDHNGDAHDGAESDDTAALPLSA; encoded by the coding sequence ATGTTTGAAACGCCGCTTACCGTCGTCGGCCACATCGTCAACAACCTCGAGCGTCGACAGGTCGGCAGTCAAGAGGTCATCAAGTTCCGTGTGGCCAGCAATTCCCGCCGACGGACCGCTGATGGGGGATGGGAGCCCGGAAACTCGCTGTTCATCAACGTCAATTGCTGGGGCAAGTTGGTCACCGGCGTGGGCGCCGCATTGGGCAAGGGTGCACCGGTGATCGCGGTGGGCCACGTGTACACAAGCGAATACGAGGACCGCGATGGCAATCGCCGCTCATCGCTGGAGATGCGCGCGATGTCGGTGGGACCAGATCTGTCGCGGGCGATCGTGCGGATCGAGAAGCCGGGCTACACCGGTCCGACTACCGCGGATGCCACGGTAGCTACGGCCGACACCGTGGACCACAACGGCGATGCTCATGACGGCGCCGAGTCTGACGACACGGCTGCGCTGCCACTGTCGGCCTAG
- a CDS encoding glycerol-3-phosphate 1-O-acyltransferase — MTKPAADTSAVLTAEDALVLAAMETPVEMELVMEWLGQQRARNLEAKFDVLKLPPRSASPAALTALVEQLEGGEDRSIVPVRVFWLPPADRSKADKVAALLPGRDPYHPNARQQRRILRTDPRRARVVAGESAKVSELRQQWRDTTVAESTRDFAQFVTRRALLALARAEYRILGPQYKSPRLVKPEILASARFRAGLERIPNATVERAGKILDELATGWSQVSVDMISVLGRMVSRGFDPEIDYDEYQVAAMRAALEAHPAVLLFSHRSYIDGAVVPVAMQENRLPPVHMFGGINLSFGVMGPLMRRSGMIFIRRNIGDDPLYKYVLKEYVGYVVEKRFNLSWSIEGTRSRTGKMLPPKLGLMSYVADAYLDGRSDDILLQGVSICFDQLHEIAEYAAYAQGAEKKPEGFGWLYSFIKAQGERNYGKIYVRFPEAVSMREYLGAPHGSLTQDLDAKRLALQKMSFEVAWRILQSTPVTATGLVSALLLTTRGVALTLDQLHHTLQDSLDYLDRKQTPVSTSALRLRSREGVRAAVDALSNGHPVTRVDSGREPVWYIAPADEHAAAFYRNSVIHAFLETSIVELALAHARHIDGDRIAAFWEQAMRLRDLLKFDFYFADSAAFRANIAEEMAWHEDWETQVAAGGEEIDAMLYAKRPLMSEAMLRVFFEAYEIVADVLRDAPANIGQKELTDLALGVGRQYVAQGRVRSSESVSTLLFATARQVAIDHDLIAPATDLAERRIAFRRELRDILRDFDYVGQVARNQFVAREFKARHGRQASRGSENPRA, encoded by the coding sequence GTGACCAAACCCGCCGCCGACACCAGCGCGGTCCTCACCGCGGAAGACGCGCTGGTGCTCGCCGCCATGGAAACTCCCGTGGAAATGGAATTGGTCATGGAGTGGCTGGGCCAGCAGCGTGCCCGCAATCTAGAGGCGAAGTTCGACGTATTGAAGCTGCCGCCGCGTAGCGCGTCGCCGGCGGCGCTGACAGCGCTCGTTGAGCAGCTCGAGGGCGGTGAGGATCGCTCGATCGTGCCGGTGCGGGTGTTCTGGTTGCCGCCCGCGGACCGCAGCAAGGCGGACAAGGTGGCCGCGCTACTTCCGGGCCGAGATCCCTACCACCCCAACGCACGTCAGCAGCGCCGCATCCTGCGCACCGACCCCCGGCGCGCGCGGGTGGTGGCGGGCGAGTCGGCCAAAGTGTCCGAACTGCGTCAGCAGTGGCGCGACACCACCGTCGCCGAAAGCACCCGTGATTTCGCCCAGTTTGTCACCCGTCGAGCGCTGCTAGCGCTGGCACGCGCCGAATATCGGATCCTTGGACCGCAATATAAGTCTCCGAGGCTGGTGAAGCCGGAGATCTTGGCGTCAGCGCGTTTTCGTGCCGGCCTGGAACGAATCCCCAACGCCACGGTGGAGCGGGCGGGGAAGATACTCGACGAACTGGCGACCGGATGGAGCCAGGTTTCGGTCGACATGATTTCCGTCCTGGGCCGGATGGTCAGCCGCGGATTCGACCCGGAAATCGATTACGACGAATATCAGGTTGCGGCCATGCGCGCTGCGTTGGAAGCACACCCGGCGGTGTTGCTGTTCTCGCACCGGTCCTACATCGACGGCGCGGTCGTACCGGTGGCGATGCAGGAGAACCGGCTGCCGCCGGTGCACATGTTCGGCGGCATCAACCTGTCGTTCGGAGTCATGGGTCCGCTGATGCGGCGGTCGGGCATGATCTTTATTCGGCGAAATATCGGCGACGACCCGCTGTACAAATACGTGCTCAAGGAATATGTGGGCTACGTCGTCGAAAAGCGGTTCAATCTAAGTTGGTCCATCGAGGGCACTCGGTCGCGAACCGGAAAGATGTTGCCGCCCAAGCTCGGACTGATGAGCTACGTCGCAGACGCCTACCTGGATGGTCGCAGCGACGACATCCTGCTGCAAGGGGTTTCGATCTGCTTCGACCAGCTGCACGAGATCGCCGAGTATGCCGCCTACGCGCAAGGCGCCGAGAAGAAGCCCGAGGGCTTCGGTTGGCTGTATAGCTTCATCAAGGCGCAGGGTGAGCGCAACTACGGCAAGATCTATGTCCGCTTCCCCGAAGCGGTCTCGATGCGAGAGTATCTCGGCGCGCCGCACGGTTCGTTGACGCAGGATCTCGACGCCAAACGCCTTGCACTGCAGAAGATGTCGTTTGAAGTTGCGTGGCGGATTCTGCAGTCCACCCCGGTGACGGCGACGGGTTTGGTGTCTGCGCTGCTGCTGACCACCCGCGGAGTGGCGCTGACGCTCGATCAGCTGCACCACACCTTGCAGGACTCCCTCGACTACCTCGATCGCAAGCAGACGCCGGTATCAACCAGTGCGTTGCGGCTGCGATCGCGCGAAGGTGTACGCGCGGCGGTCGACGCATTGTCCAACGGGCACCCGGTCACCCGCGTGGACAGCGGGCGTGAGCCCGTGTGGTACATCGCTCCGGCCGATGAGCATGCCGCGGCGTTCTATCGGAATTCGGTGATTCACGCGTTTCTGGAGACCTCGATCGTCGAACTCGCGCTGGCACATGCTCGGCATATCGACGGTGATCGCATCGCCGCTTTCTGGGAGCAGGCGATGCGGTTGCGCGATCTGCTGAAGTTCGATTTCTATTTCGCCGATTCGGCGGCATTTCGGGCCAACATCGCCGAAGAGATGGCATGGCACGAGGATTGGGAGACCCAAGTTGCCGCCGGCGGCGAAGAGATCGACGCGATGCTGTATGCCAAGCGGCCGTTGATGTCCGAGGCAATGCTGCGGGTGTTCTTCGAGGCGTATGAGATCGTTGCCGACGTGTTGCGGGATGCTCCGGCGAACATCGGTCAGAAGGAACTGACCGATTTGGCGCTCGGCGTCGGCCGACAATACGTGGCGCAGGGCCGGGTCCGTAGCAGCGAGTCGGTGTCGACACTGCTGTTCGCCACGGCGCGCCAGGTCGCCATCGATCACGATCTGATCGCACCGGCAACTGACCTCGCCGAGCGTCGGATTGCATTCCGCCGGGAATTGCGGGACATTCTGCGAGATTTCGACTATGTCGGGCAGGTGGCGCGTAATCAGTTCGTCGCCCGCGAATTCAAAGCGCGTCATGGGCGGCAAGCCAGCCGCGGAAGTGAAAATCCGCGAGCGTAA
- a CDS encoding HAD-IB family hydrolase/lysophospholipid acyltransferase family protein has product MASPPGPTIGAFFDLDGTLVAGFTAVILTQERLRRRDMGVGELLSMVQAGLNHTLGRIEFEDLIGKASSALRGRLLTDLEEIGERLFAQRIESRIYPEMRELVRAHVARGHTVVLSSSALTIQVGPVARFLGITNMLTNKFETNEDGMLTGGVVKPILWGPGKAAAVQRFAAEHDIDLKDSYFYADGDEDVALMYLVGNPRPTNPEGKMAAVAKRRGWPILKFNSRGGVGLRRQLRTLAGFSTMFPVAAGAVGIGVLTGSRRRGVNFFTSTFSQLLLATSGVHLNVIGKENLTARRPAVFIFNHRNQVDPVIAGALVRDNWVGVGKKELQNDPIMGTMGKLLDGVFIDRDDPVAAVETMHTVEDRAKNGLSIVIAPEGTRLDTTEVGPFKKGPFRIAMAVGIPIVPIVIRNAEVVASRNSTTINPGTVDVAVFPPIPVDGWTLDNLPDRIAEVRQLYLDTLRNWPIDELPKVGLYAEKKAAKKATAQVKKTAAKKTQPKAASKAAAKKAAPKPAKKATKTPSRKAQPTVASTTQVKKNPNESKIAVKDGAAQQPAADETGATESARPRGRP; this is encoded by the coding sequence ATGGCTAGTCCACCTGGACCAACGATCGGCGCGTTTTTCGACCTGGATGGGACGTTGGTTGCCGGCTTTACGGCCGTTATCCTCACCCAGGAGCGGCTCCGGCGCCGCGACATGGGGGTGGGGGAGCTGCTCAGCATGGTTCAGGCCGGTCTGAACCATACGCTCGGGCGCATCGAGTTCGAAGACCTCATCGGCAAGGCCTCCTCGGCGTTGCGCGGACGGCTGTTGACCGACTTGGAGGAGATCGGCGAGCGGCTGTTCGCCCAGCGGATCGAGTCCCGGATCTACCCGGAAATGCGAGAGCTGGTGCGGGCTCACGTCGCTCGCGGGCACACCGTGGTACTCAGCTCGTCGGCCCTGACGATTCAAGTTGGCCCGGTCGCACGGTTTCTCGGCATTACCAACATGCTCACCAACAAGTTCGAGACCAACGAAGACGGAATGCTCACCGGTGGTGTGGTCAAGCCGATCTTGTGGGGTCCGGGCAAAGCCGCTGCGGTCCAACGATTTGCGGCCGAGCACGATATCGACCTCAAAGACAGCTACTTCTACGCCGACGGTGACGAGGACGTCGCGCTGATGTACCTAGTCGGCAATCCACGGCCGACCAACCCTGAAGGCAAAATGGCCGCCGTCGCCAAACGCCGAGGCTGGCCGATCTTGAAGTTCAACAGCCGCGGCGGCGTGGGCCTGCGGCGGCAACTGCGAACACTCGCCGGTTTTTCCACCATGTTTCCCGTTGCGGCCGGTGCGGTAGGGATCGGAGTGCTCACCGGTAGCCGACGGCGCGGCGTGAATTTCTTTACCTCCACCTTTTCCCAGCTGCTGCTGGCGACCAGCGGCGTGCATCTGAATGTCATCGGGAAAGAGAACCTCACCGCACGGCGTCCGGCTGTGTTTATCTTCAATCACCGCAACCAGGTTGACCCGGTCATTGCCGGAGCGCTGGTGCGCGACAACTGGGTCGGTGTGGGCAAAAAGGAGCTGCAGAACGACCCGATCATGGGAACGATGGGCAAGCTATTGGACGGCGTGTTCATTGACCGTGACGATCCGGTCGCAGCGGTGGAGACGATGCATACGGTCGAGGACCGCGCGAAGAACGGGCTGTCCATCGTGATCGCCCCCGAAGGCACCCGGTTGGATACCACCGAAGTCGGGCCATTCAAGAAAGGGCCGTTCCGCATCGCGATGGCGGTGGGGATTCCCATCGTCCCCATCGTGATCCGCAACGCGGAGGTCGTCGCCTCCCGAAACTCCACCACAATCAATCCGGGCACGGTCGACGTTGCGGTGTTCCCGCCGATCCCCGTCGACGGCTGGACCCTGGACAACCTCCCGGATCGCATCGCCGAAGTGCGGCAACTGTATTTGGATACGCTGCGGAACTGGCCGATCGATGAGTTGCCCAAGGTCGGCCTTTACGCCGAGAAAAAGGCGGCGAAAAAAGCGACGGCTCAGGTTAAGAAGACCGCTGCGAAAAAGACACAACCGAAGGCTGCGTCGAAAGCCGCAGCGAAGAAGGCCGCGCCCAAGCCCGCAAAGAAGGCCACCAAAACACCTTCCCGCAAGGCGCAGCCCACCGTGGCCTCAACGACCCAGGTGAAGAAGAACCCGAACGAGTCCAAGATCGCTGTGAAAGACGGTGCGGCGCAACAACCCGCCGCTGACGAAACCGGCGCAACCGAATCCGCTAGGCCCAGAGGACGGCCGTGA
- a CDS encoding WS/DGAT/MGAT family O-acyltransferase, which translates to MAEPVEAVGLSDELGPVDYLMHRGEANPRTRSGIMALELLDTTPDWERFRTRFENASRRVLRLRQKVVVPTLPTAAPRWVVDPDFNLDFHVRRVRVSEPGTLREILDLAEVILQSPLDISRPLWTATLVEGLPDGKAATLLHVSHAVTDGVGGVEMFAEIYDLERDPPPRATPPQPIPEDLSPNDLMRQGINHLPIAIVGGVLGALSGAVSVAGRVVLDPASAVSGIVGYALSSMRVINRAAEPSPLLRRRSLTTRTEAIDIRLADLHKAAKAGGGSINDAYLAGLSGALRRYHAALGVPISTLPMAVPVNLRADADAAGGNRFTGVNIAAPLGTADPVARMKKIRAQMTQRRDEPAMNVIGAMAPVLSVLPTAVLEGISGSVIGSDVQASNVPVYPGDTFIAGAKILRQYGIGPLPGVAMMVVLISRGGWCTITVRYDRASVRNDELFGQCLLEGFDEILALAGDPAPRAVPASFAAPAGSASGSASGS; encoded by the coding sequence GTGGCTGAGCCTGTCGAGGCTGTTGGATTGTCCGACGAACTTGGACCTGTCGACTATTTGATGCATCGGGGCGAGGCGAATCCGCGGACCCGTTCGGGGATCATGGCGCTCGAACTCCTCGACACCACGCCGGACTGGGAGCGCTTTCGGACCCGGTTCGAAAACGCATCTCGACGGGTGTTGCGGCTGCGCCAGAAGGTCGTCGTGCCGACGCTGCCCACCGCGGCGCCGCGCTGGGTGGTGGATCCCGACTTCAACCTCGACTTTCACGTGCGCCGGGTACGCGTATCCGAACCCGGCACACTGCGCGAAATATTAGACCTGGCCGAGGTGATCCTGCAGTCACCACTGGACATCTCGCGACCGCTGTGGACGGCCACCCTGGTCGAGGGTTTGCCGGACGGCAAAGCCGCGACCCTGCTGCACGTGAGCCACGCGGTCACCGACGGTGTCGGTGGTGTCGAGATGTTCGCCGAAATCTATGACCTGGAGCGGGATCCACCGCCCAGGGCGACGCCGCCACAGCCCATCCCGGAGGATCTTTCGCCCAACGACCTGATGCGCCAAGGCATCAACCACTTGCCAATCGCCATCGTCGGTGGCGTTCTGGGCGCGCTATCCGGGGCGGTTTCCGTGGCCGGGCGCGTGGTTTTGGATCCTGCGTCTGCCGTGTCGGGCATTGTCGGCTATGCGCTCTCGAGCATGCGGGTTATCAATCGGGCCGCGGAGCCGTCGCCGCTGCTGCGCCGGCGCAGCCTAACCACCCGCACCGAGGCGATCGACATTCGGCTCGCCGACCTGCACAAGGCCGCTAAGGCCGGTGGTGGGTCGATCAACGACGCCTACCTCGCAGGCTTGTCTGGCGCGCTGCGCCGTTACCATGCGGCACTTGGTGTCCCGATCAGCACCCTGCCGATGGCGGTACCAGTGAACCTGCGGGCCGACGCGGACGCGGCCGGCGGTAACCGGTTCACCGGCGTCAATATCGCGGCTCCACTGGGCACTGCAGATCCGGTTGCCCGGATGAAGAAGATCCGGGCGCAGATGACCCAGCGCCGCGACGAGCCTGCGATGAACGTCATCGGGGCCATGGCGCCGGTGTTGAGTGTTTTGCCCACCGCGGTGCTGGAGGGGATCAGCGGCTCGGTAATCGGGTCGGACGTGCAGGCCAGCAATGTTCCGGTGTATCCCGGCGACACCTTCATCGCCGGAGCAAAAATATTGCGGCAGTACGGTATTGGACCGTTGCCGGGGGTTGCGATGATGGTGGTGCTGATATCGCGGGGCGGCTGGTGCACCATCACCGTGCGCTACGACCGGGCCTCGGTGCGCAACGACGAGTTGTTCGGCCAGTGCCTGTTGGAGGGATTCGACGAAATCCTCGCGCTGGCCGGTGATCCGGCACCGCGCGCGGTGCCGGCTTCGTTTGCGGCCCCGGCGGGTTCGGCATCTGGATCGGCGTCGGGCTCGTGA
- a CDS encoding alpha/beta hydrolase, which translates to MCMARVTSRCSRAGAQALRQGAQLAADARDTYRAGALLLRGSPFALGWVASWLATEFPPHVVTGHALSRVAAPSINRVATTWAAQRADHSLTAALEESFGPDFRDQVCHPTSDPAVCARRGGLLPSGPRRRYAAHTCDISYGPGGRDNLLDIWRRPDLAPGCRAPVLIQVPGGAWSVNGKRPQGYTLMSRMVELGWICVSIDYSKSPRCAFPAHIIDVKRAIAWVRENITDYGGDPDFIAITGGSAGAHLASLAALTPNDPQFQPGFEESDTTVQAVAPYYGVYDFTDFENMHEMMLPFLERFVMKTRYADDPERFTAASPISYVHRGAPPFFVLHGEKDQMAPSGQSRAFCAALRGAGAATVAYAELANAYHAFDITPTVRSRLAANAVADFLGVVYGRRELMGSLALSATPAS; encoded by the coding sequence ATGTGCATGGCCAGAGTGACTTCGCGGTGCTCGAGGGCAGGCGCCCAGGCGCTGCGACAAGGGGCGCAGCTGGCGGCTGACGCCCGCGACACCTATCGGGCCGGCGCCCTACTGCTACGTGGTTCGCCGTTCGCCCTTGGCTGGGTCGCCAGCTGGCTCGCTACGGAATTTCCACCGCATGTCGTGACCGGACACGCGTTGTCCCGAGTGGCAGCGCCGTCGATCAACCGAGTTGCAACCACCTGGGCGGCACAGCGGGCCGATCACTCCCTTACCGCTGCACTCGAGGAGTCGTTCGGTCCGGATTTCCGCGACCAGGTATGCCACCCGACCAGCGATCCGGCCGTGTGCGCGCGCCGGGGCGGCCTGTTACCGTCCGGACCGCGCCGCCGATACGCGGCGCACACCTGCGACATCTCCTACGGTCCGGGCGGTCGTGACAATCTGCTCGACATCTGGCGCCGGCCCGACCTGGCGCCCGGTTGCAGGGCTCCGGTTCTGATCCAAGTCCCCGGCGGGGCGTGGTCTGTCAATGGCAAACGCCCTCAGGGATACACGTTAATGAGCCGAATGGTGGAACTCGGCTGGATTTGCGTCTCGATCGACTACAGCAAGAGCCCGCGCTGTGCATTCCCCGCGCACATTATCGACGTGAAAAGGGCGATCGCCTGGGTCCGCGAGAACATTACCGACTACGGTGGCGACCCTGATTTCATCGCGATCACCGGCGGATCGGCAGGCGCGCACCTGGCGTCTCTGGCCGCCCTGACCCCCAACGATCCACAGTTTCAGCCCGGGTTCGAAGAATCCGACACCACCGTGCAAGCGGTTGCGCCGTACTACGGGGTCTACGACTTCACCGACTTCGAAAACATGCACGAGATGATGCTGCCGTTCCTCGAGCGGTTCGTGATGAAGACCCGCTACGCAGACGATCCCGAGCGGTTCACGGCGGCTTCGCCCATTTCGTATGTGCACCGCGGAGCACCACCGTTCTTCGTGTTGCACGGCGAAAAGGACCAAATGGCCCCTAGCGGCCAGTCCCGGGCGTTCTGCGCGGCGTTACGGGGCGCCGGGGCTGCCACGGTGGCCTATGCCGAGCTCGCCAACGCCTACCACGCGTTCGACATCACCCCGACGGTCCGGTCACGGCTGGCTGCCAACGCCGTCGCGGACTTCCTCGGAGTCGTCTACGGGCGGCGCGAGCTGATGGGCTCGTTGGCGCTTTCGGCAACTCCGGCCAGCTGA
- a CDS encoding cutinase family protein, translating into MNARRFARLLGVAVLTTCATLLSAPILIASASAAPCPDVEVTFARGTDEPPGVGGVGQAFIDSLRSQVRGRSIGVYPVNYPATEDLAPSASAGASDASAHVQSMVANCPNTKLVLGGYSQGAGVIDLITIARASVAGFNAATLSAEEADHVAAVAVFGNPTTRYLGGPISEISPWYGHKAIDLCAPGDPVCSPGGLSLPTHDELFSPEHLSYVNSGMPSQAATFVANLL; encoded by the coding sequence GTGAACGCACGCCGATTCGCTCGTTTGCTGGGTGTCGCGGTGCTGACAACCTGTGCGACGCTGCTGAGCGCGCCAATTCTCATCGCCTCCGCGTCCGCTGCACCCTGCCCCGACGTCGAGGTGACATTTGCGCGCGGTACCGACGAGCCACCTGGTGTTGGTGGGGTTGGACAGGCATTCATCGATTCACTGCGCTCGCAGGTTCGGGGTCGGTCCATCGGGGTGTATCCGGTCAACTACCCCGCCACTGAAGATCTCGCTCCGTCCGCATCCGCCGGCGCCAGCGATGCGAGCGCTCACGTTCAGTCCATGGTTGCGAACTGTCCCAATACCAAGCTGGTGCTCGGTGGATATTCCCAAGGCGCGGGAGTGATCGATCTGATCACCATCGCCCGAGCATCGGTTGCCGGTTTCAACGCCGCGACGCTATCGGCGGAAGAGGCCGATCACGTCGCTGCGGTCGCTGTCTTCGGAAATCCGACGACCAGGTATCTGGGGGGGCCGATAAGCGAAATCAGCCCATGGTATGGGCATAAGGCCATTGACTTGTGTGCGCCCGGCGATCCGGTGTGCTCTCCAGGGGGCCTGTCGCTGCCTACGCATGACGAGCTGTTTTCCCCCGAGCACTTATCCTATGTGAACTCCGGAATGCCCAGTCAGGCCGCGACTTTCGTGGCGAACCTTCTCTAA